A window of Maioricimonas rarisocia genomic DNA:
GGCAGCGGCGGAAGCTCCACGGGCTGATTGGCGATCACTCGCCCGCCACGGGCGGCTGCGGCCTGCCTGGTGATGCTGGGGGCAGCAGCCTGCGTTGTTGAAGTCGGCTCGCGTTCAGCCTGCTCATAGGCAACCGGAACGATCTCGGCCGATTGCTTGCGTGTGGAGCCGGTCTGCGTCGAGGTCGATGCGGCAAGATCCTGCTGTGCAGAGGCGGCGAACGTACTGTGTGGGAAGTACTGCACGACGTGTTCGCGCGCCGTCCGGGCGTTTCTGCGGTCGCCGGCAGACTCCAGGCTCCGCGCGACCTCGAGCAGTCGGGTGGCCGTCGTTTCGGCTGGTGAATCGAAGTGGGCGGCCATATAGCGAAGGCAGGCAGCGTACTTCTGCATTGCCTCGGCCTGGCCGGGGCCGGGCTGATCCGCTTTCCACTGGAGGTACCGCGAAAGGGTTTCCATCACGACTGCTGAAGCTGCCGAACCCGGGTCGCGGCGGCACAGTCCCGATGCCTCGGCAAACAGCTTCTCACCCTGCGTTTCGTAGCCGCGGATGGCCAGCTCGAGCCGGCACTGCGCGAGCGTCTCGACTGCCGCCAGAAACTCGTGCTGCCGGGCGCCGTTGCGATGAGGGAACAACTCGTTGGCTGACCGGGCGGCGTGACGGACCTGTTCTTCGAGGTCTGCGATGGTGAGTGCCGCATCGTTGACCGGTACAGGAGCATCGACGGCGACCGATGGGTCTGGTTCGATAGCGGCCGGCTCGGCGGAAGCGGCTTCATCAGCGGAATCGTCAGCTGTGGCCGTTACCCGTGTCGTGGCTTCGGGAAGAAGTGGCGTTTCGACTATCGCGCTTTGCGGCTCGGCCGGCTCCATCCCGGTCGAGGGGAGAGCCTGCCAGCCTGCAACTGCAGTCGTCCCGGTTCCATCGGCCTGGACGGCTTCTGCGCTGTCACCGGCGTTCCGCCAGCCACCGGCCGGCATGAACGGATCAGCCGGCGAGGCGAGGTCGAGGTTCTGAGCGCGAACAATTGTGCCGGGGGTAATCAGATCCGCTTCGGGCAGTACCAGGCTGGTTTCGAACTTCGAACGACCGGGCCAGCGAAAGATCTTCTTGAGGAAGGCCGACGGTCCTTTGCGGCGCGGCTTCACTTCACGACGGGGTGAGACTTCGTGACCGATCTGCTGAATCGGGGAGGATTCGGCAGCCGGCGGAGCCGGGAAGAGCACCGGGTCGGGCAGGGGAGGCGGAACGGGATCGGGCTGCACGTCTTCGAGTGCCGGCGGCGGCGGAGTGGCCGGGTCGGGCGGATGCATTTGCATGCAGCGTTCGAGGATAACGGCGGCCAGCTGACGCACGCGCGGCGACTGCTCTTTCGGGTGTCCGAGGGCGTTGCGATCGAGCAGCAGGTCCGACAGCCGCTTGATGACCTGCTGCTGACAGGCGCAGCTGGTGCACTGCCGACAGACCGGCATGAACTGCCGGTGATGCATCTTGAAGAGAATCCGCGTCCCGGTCAGCGTCGAGCAGCGAAGTTCGCCGCATTGCTTCTGCAAAGCAAGGAGCACGGCATAGCGGACGCGTTCGACCGGGTGGTCGAGATCGGCAAGGAGGGCCGGCACGATCTCGGGATAACGGTTGCAGTCCTCCTTGGCCAGGATCTCGATGAGTTCGATCTTGGCATCGGCTTCGGCTTCGTCCGCCTGGATCTGAGCGGCGACGGCTGCGGTACTCGGCGCGCCGCCGGGCCCGGCCGCTCCGGCGCCCGCACCTGCAGCTGGCGTCGGTCCTGCCGCTGCTCCGTCAGCTCCCGGGACAGGCAGTCCGCCTGCCGAGGGAGGAGCCAGCCCCACCATCTGAAGTGCCGGCAGCATGATGGCCTGCTGAAGACCGGCAAAGAGAGGAAGCTCGCCAATCGAGACCAGCGTTTCGTGCAGATGTTCGTGAACTTCGTGAACGCCGAGGAAATCCCAGATCGACGGCTTGCAGCAGCCCTCGGCGGTGTTGATCGTCAGCCCGGGGGCATCCTGGAGAGCGTCAAGCGTCTCCTGGGCGGCCGCCGGGACCGGCTGGTCCGTCGCAGGCAGGCCCGGAAACTGAGCTTGAGCCGGCGCTGCGCCGAACAGGACGATCAGCAGACCGCCGCACAGAAGAATCAAACATCGCTGGACGATCGGAGTCGGCATATTTGCTGGCTGTCAGGGATGTGGGACACCCCGGTCGATTGTCGTCGGACGCCAGAGGCCACGAGATCACCGGGCAGCGCTCACGCTCTTCCCTAATCGTCACAGCCGGACACCTCTCTCGATTTCGTTCCGCGAATCGGCAATTTATTTTCAAGAATCGGTCGCGTCGACACGACAGAAAGTCGCGACATTGGGGTTGACGCCCGAACTCACGTCCGGACGACGAAACGGACGTCATCGACCGGCGCGTCGCGCATGCGTTCGGTCCCCAGCCAGCTTTCCCAGCCCAGCCGCGTCCCCTCTCCTTCGTCGCCGGAAAGGCGAAAACCGGGCACCTCGTCGGGGGCGAGCATGGGACGGACTTCGAAGACGAACTCGAAGCCGACGAAGTGCCGCACCAGGCGATTGAGCGGTTCGAACTGCAGGCCGCCGGGCAGATGCTCGCGAAACCGGTCCAGGCCAAGCGGCCCGATCCGAATCAGAAAGCTGGTCTGAGTGACGTGGACCGATTCGCCGAGCAGCACGCCGTGTCCCAGGCGGGGCGCACCATTCGGAGAAGAGTTCAGCCGCCAGCGATGTTCCGGCAGCAGTCGCGTTCGCCGCGGAAAGAACTGCTCGATCTGCACCGTGCAGCCGAGCACATCCCCCAGCACGTTCTCCAGAGCCATCGCGGACCGGCGGTGATTGCCGAACACGCCGGCGTAGTAAAGCAGGATGTTCTCGTCAAAGCCGTGCGGCCTGGAGTGCGAGGCGAGCCCGACGAGGCGGCGGAGGCAGCGCGTGAACGTATCGTCGTGGCGGCTGGTCGGGTCATCGTCGTCAGCAGCGTGATTGGCAGTCCGTTCGTAGTCGACGAAGGGCCGGTACTTCTCCCAGCCGCGGACGAGCAACGTCATCAGACGATGATGAAACACGTCGAGGTAGTCGCGGAGAGTGGTGTCGCCATCACGAAGTCGTTCGAGAATGAGTGCTGTGTATTGCGGAGGCAGAACTCCCTGCGATCCGGCCAGTGCCATGAAGGTGGTGACGATCTCTTCAGGGTCCTCCTCGTCGACCGGTTTCCCGTTCCGGGGTACGGTGGAGGCGGGCAGGAAGGCCCCGCGGATTGCGGCACGAAACCGCACGCCGCGATCCCCCGCAGTTCGATCGGCCGGCCGGCCGGCGGATCCCTCATCCAGAAGCGCGCGCAGCTGCCCGATCAGACGGACGAGCTGAAAAAACTCGACCGGCCTGTCGCCTGCGGTCAGATCGCTGATCAGATCACGGAGCGTGCGCCACTGCTGATCGGCCACTCGCCAATCTCCTTCCCGTCTTCGAACGTGGCCCGCAGCCTGAGAAACGCATTCTGCGAGGCGAACCGGGCCAGAAAGTGCTTGAGCACCAGCGAGAACAGATAGTGTCCGCTGGGAGTCTGGGGGGTTCGCCGGAACGTGATCGAGAGTTCCAGTCCGTGGCAGACCATGCTCTGATGGACGATGCCGGTCACACGACGGAAGCTCAGCCGATGAATCGTGTCGATCAACGCCTTCCCCAGCGATTCCTGATCGTGCAGGTAGGCCCCGAGGATCGCGCGGAGTGCTGGCGCCCCGGACGCACCGTCCGCGAGTGCAAGGACGTCGGGAACCAGTTCGGAAATCTGATCCCATCCGGCGGAGCCAAGCGGCGAATGACGCGCAGGCGTCGGTTGTGACACGCACCGACACTCAAAGATCGCGGCAAACTGCGGCTGCAGCACGACTCCGGTTTCGCCGTGATCCAGCTGCTGCGGCAGATCGCTGTTGGAACAGATCGCGTCGGCAAACACGAGGCATTCCGGCAGTCTGACGGTCGCTCCCCGGGCGTCGACGAAGCGGATCGCAATGCGGTCCCGTCGACTTCCGATCACCGTCGCGTCGTCGATCACCGGTTCCCAATAGCCGGGTGCGCCCTCGGACTCGACGTTCTGCTCGAGGGCGTGCAGCCGGGGCAGTTCGAACTGCTCGTCGTCTTCGTTGCGGATCAGCAGCCGGCGGACTTCGTGCAGCTGGTAGGCGCCGGGATTGCTGGAGTCGGCGGCCAGCGTAATCTGGCTGGCGCGGTCTGGCGCTTCGGTGGCTTCGGTCGTCATCGGGAAGAGATTCACGGCCGGGCAACAGTTCAGGCGAATCATGTCGGGCGAGAGGCGACGAGGCAGCGCGTCCGACGTGACACCCAGGTAGATGTCGATCTCGGCGGTCGTCTCCGTCGACTGACTGAGTGCCTCCCTGAGTCCATGAATTTCGACGTACAGAAACTTCTCGACGAAGCAGAAGAACTCGAAGAGGATCCGTTCACAATCCAGCGCGGCACGGTGGTCGAAAAGCCGATCGTCCGGATCGAAACCGACCGGTTGCAGGACGTCCGGAGATAACCACCGGGGCCGCTCCCCTTCGAGTCGAATGGCGACGCCGAGTGTGGAGCTGAGCAGGGTCTCGTACAGCGTGAGCGCGGCGTCGGTCTCGGCGTCGAGAAACAGTCGCAGACAGTCGAGGTCCGGCAGCTGATCGAAGGTAATGCTTGCTGTGAGCGTGCGCAACGAAAGCCGCAATGCGCAGCCGGCAGAGGAGGACTGCCCGGCCAGATTCGGAAACGGCGGATGAAGCAGCCTGGCGTCGGTGAGTTCAACAGGCCACAGAACCGTTTCCTTCGCTGTACGGAACCGGCAGGGTACGCCGTCAATCAGTTCGGAATCCAGCAGCGTTCCCCGCTCGACGCAGGTCCCCTCCAGTTCGGGCGGCTGCTCCGGCGAGACGGCAAACTCGACGGTCGTCAGGGAGGGAACCGACTTCAGGTACGGTGTGCTGGCCAGATGAATGAGCGGTTGCAGGATCTGCGGAAACTCATCCTGCAATCGCTGCTGAGTGCGTGCGGAGAGGAACGCAAACGACTGGACGAGGCGACGCACCTGCGGATCGGAGCCCCCGTCGCTGCCGTGCCGCAGACGGCTGGCAATCTTCGGATGCGCCTGCGCAAATTCGTTGAGCAGTTCCTGCACCCGGGCCAGTTCGGAACTGACGGCGTGAACGTACTGGGAATTCATGCGGGCAGGTCACCTCGAAGACAGGCGCGAGCAGACTGCCCGCGTCCGTTGTTTCTCAACGATTGATGCGCTCGGCATCGAGCGGCACGAGTACCTGGATCGTCCGCTCCGGTGAGGCCGGCTCGGACTGCTGCAGCAGGACCGACGCGGGCGGCTTTCCGTCGGGCATCGCGAACCGGGTCGTGAAGATTCCCTGCTCCACGTTGTACGTGTTGCGGGCGAATGCGATGGAGCTCTGCGGGATGCAGCTCCACAGCTCGATACCGGGAGAGGCCGTCTCGAGCACGAACGTGAGCGTCACCAGCGACATGTCCACATCGTCGATCCGCCGGGTCTGCTGTTCGCGACGCGTCAGCAACACGTTGTCGGCGACCGTGCGGGTGTCGAACTTCCGGTTCCAGTCGAGCGAAACGGGGATCCGCCGCGTGGGAAGCTGATTCCAGGAGACCCGCAACTGAAATGCATCGGCCGCCGCGGGCCAGTCATCGATTGCGATCCTCCAGGCAGGAAACCCTTCGGAGTCGACATTGGGTGGAAGCTGCGCGGCATACCAGCTCTCTCCCGGTTCGTTGTCCTGCACGGCGGTGATTGCTGCAGAAACCGGCAGAAGGTCTCCGGAGAAAGTCGCGGAGGAATGCAGACCGAAATCGACCACGAGCTGATTGCCGAGCAGCTGTGTTTCGAGCACCGCCAGATCAGGCCGCTTGTCCGTTCCGGCCACGAATCGGACAGCCCGCTCCTGCGGGGGGGAAGCGTACTCGAGCGACGCCGAATCGTAGACCAGTTCGTGCAGTTCGGCGGGCAACACTCGAATCGAGCGGCTTGCCAGCACGCTCTTGCCGGGAGCGAGAATCTCGACGTCGTAGGTGCCGGCCGGCAGTTCGACCGCGCGGGCCCCCGCGGCAAAGTGAGGTTCTTCGTGAATCGTCTCGCCGCGCTGCGAGACGCGGAAGCCGGGCAGACCGGCCAGTCCGGCCAGTTCCTGCAGCATGCTTTCGGCCGTTGCCACGGTGACGCAGCGACCCACCGGGGCACTGGCCCGTGCGATCTCCTTGAGCTGGACGTAGTCGGCAAAGCGCTCGACATCGTACCCGATGGCGTTAATGCGGATTCCCGACCCCTGGAATGCCTGCGTCAGTTCGTCGATGCCCGGCTTCTGACCAGCCAATGCCCAGTTGTCGGCACCATCGGAGATGAGGACGATCTCGCGGCGACCCTCCGTGACATTCCCGAAGTCGTCGCGGGCCTGCAGCAGCGCATTGAAGATGGGGCTGTGGCCGCGGGGCACGATGGCCGGCAGGACCTTCTCCAGCCGGGTCCGGTTGAATGGTCCGATCGGCAACAGTCGCTCGGTATCGGTGTGCGCTTCGGCCGCATTGATATCGGCGACCCGATGTCCGAAGACGCGGATGCCCACCTGAACGTTGCCCGATTCGGCGAACGCGGCAAAGTGACGGAGAACCTGTTTCAGATCGGCGATGCGGGGCTGACCGCTTTCGCCCGCGAATGCCATGCTGCGCGAACAGTCGAGGATGAACAGCAGACGCAGGGGATCATTCGAAACCTGGCGGGAACGGAGCAGTAGCCGGCCGGGTCCTGCATTCTGCTTTCGATAGGCGATCGTGGCCCCTGCGAGTTCGTCGACCACGGCCATCGGAAAGGTGCCCCGGAACCGATGGCCACGGAAGGTGAGCGTGGTCGCCAGTGACATCCGCTGATCCGGCTTCTCCAGTTCCGGCCGGGTGACCAGAACGCCGACTCCGTCGGGACCGGCGGTCCCCACAGGGCGCTGCGGCGGGACGGTGTGAACGGCCGCGGTGCCGGACGGAAACTGTTCGCGGTGCCGGACGTTCAATTTCAGCGGGGCATAGTCGGTCGCCCTGAAGACAACTTCCGGCGGTCTCCCCACGAGCCCGGTCGTCTGCAGCAGCGACTGGTATCCGCTCAACTTGTTTCTGAGGCGATCCAGGTCGGGTTGCAGTCCCGCTTCCAACTGGGGAGTGGGGGAATCGGATCTGTCGGTGCCGGCCGAAAAGGCTCGCAGCAGTTCCTTCGCATTCGCCAGCCGCAGGGCTGCATCCACATACTCGCCGGCGAGGTTCTGCGAATAGGGCGCGGTGTTTTCATCCACGCTGCCATAGAAGTCGTCGGCGGCCCGATCGGCCTGGACCAGCAGCCAGTCGGCGAGCAGCTGCGTGCGGAGGAGAATCGTGGGGGAAAAGACTGCCAGGTCTGTCCCCAGGTCCCGCGGTAACAAGCGAAACGCGATATCGGCACGCTGCAGTTCGTCCACCTCGGCCCCCGAATTGGTCGCCGTGTCGACCAGTTCCAGCACCTGCTGCCACGAGGTGGAGTTCTCCTGTTCGTCGTCGACGAGGTCGGTCACGTCGGGAGCGTCGTCGAGAAACGGCAGCCTCCGCAGGCGCCAGAACAGCTGTGCAATGAACTGTCCGTGTTCGGAACGCTGCTCGGCGTCGGCCGGTTTGTCCTGCTCGTCTGCCTTGCTGACCCGTTCGTTCAGTCGGTCGATCAACTGGAGTCGAAGCCGGGCCGCGGCTTCTGGCGTCACCTGGTCAGTCCTGCCAGCACCGAGCGTA
This region includes:
- the tssG gene encoding type VI secretion system baseplate subunit TssG — its product is MADQQWRTLRDLISDLTAGDRPVEFFQLVRLIGQLRALLDEGSAGRPADRTAGDRGVRFRAAIRGAFLPASTVPRNGKPVDEEDPEEIVTTFMALAGSQGVLPPQYTALILERLRDGDTTLRDYLDVFHHRLMTLLVRGWEKYRPFVDYERTANHAADDDDPTSRHDDTFTRCLRRLVGLASHSRPHGFDENILLYYAGVFGNHRRSAMALENVLGDVLGCTVQIEQFFPRRTRLLPEHRWRLNSSPNGAPRLGHGVLLGESVHVTQTSFLIRIGPLGLDRFREHLPGGLQFEPLNRLVRHFVGFEFVFEVRPMLAPDEVPGFRLSGDEGEGTRLGWESWLGTERMRDAPVDDVRFVVRT
- the tssF gene encoding type VI secretion system baseplate subunit TssF, with the protein product MNSQYVHAVSSELARVQELLNEFAQAHPKIASRLRHGSDGGSDPQVRRLVQSFAFLSARTQQRLQDEFPQILQPLIHLASTPYLKSVPSLTTVEFAVSPEQPPELEGTCVERGTLLDSELIDGVPCRFRTAKETVLWPVELTDARLLHPPFPNLAGQSSSAGCALRLSLRTLTASITFDQLPDLDCLRLFLDAETDAALTLYETLLSSTLGVAIRLEGERPRWLSPDVLQPVGFDPDDRLFDHRAALDCERILFEFFCFVEKFLYVEIHGLREALSQSTETTAEIDIYLGVTSDALPRRLSPDMIRLNCCPAVNLFPMTTEATEAPDRASQITLAADSSNPGAYQLHEVRRLLIRNEDDEQFELPRLHALEQNVESEGAPGYWEPVIDDATVIGSRRDRIAIRFVDARGATVRLPECLVFADAICSNSDLPQQLDHGETGVVLQPQFAAIFECRCVSQPTPARHSPLGSAGWDQISELVPDVLALADGASGAPALRAILGAYLHDQESLGKALIDTIHRLSFRRVTGIVHQSMVCHGLELSITFRRTPQTPSGHYLFSLVLKHFLARFASQNAFLRLRATFEDGKEIGEWPISSGARSVI
- a CDS encoding vWA domain-containing protein, producing the protein MAKQNWKAKQSRTVVKTRSTRRWSDEAARRTRDTIRLLVPLVLFAGVVFLFFALIRWLNPLPTSRLIVVTARNDVEVLSPNVAAVADARALLQLPEVFELADADISPANLEQFQAQIRGIENHRPNRLTLFPWQPSRTVVYVNATGVALPQPDAEPDEQTLIPWLVPDGFDPDEDPTAQLIPVSSIVRALADSRASQKLLVLDCQKPGVHPYFGTRTGRFVEAVKDLLESLDRSETRGLFVLLSSRPGEDSWPMHPGGGSVFGNFFLRGVSGEAEPTGKRNERVNLAELYTYLDEQMQRWATDFCLARQRPMLFDFGQATDSFEVTVSRTSKRVPAPGLGAGSISRSQNSAELEQAWTRYAEFSVRAAAPWEWAPVQWNVIQDQLILADRLYQQGDYESSSRTLQRLQSGLAALLDSHRAVVRLMRANAPAPADFLMECCARDWNEIRGSPLAIGPFDDLQGLPDQVIDDPAAMTTVMDRLNEVAAEQASPLPPTLHFLRLIDRELAADRPNGTLDDHERLKQIVQLRQRAEQVATPQSPQIGPWLTRLLLRADAQRRIREDAFLLASGQPLPVGEHPPEPAASKTGFDNLETTKQTLTAAYEMRNRLLAELPSWIAFLARSEQLLVDMFPEEGAAADDATVEEDGSAQVAGTKFPLLAAQKVRHLIGGLEDLTLQLLVQPASLTDGQLQQQIDQVALTLADLELQLNQLHRGRARYAIDLAQPRLWPSNAATWRRIDAALVLPYLTLGAGRTDQVTPEAAARLRLQLIDRLNERVSKADEQDKPADAEQRSEHGQFIAQLFWRLRRLPFLDDAPDVTDLVDDEQENSTSWQQVLELVDTATNSGAEVDELQRADIAFRLLPRDLGTDLAVFSPTILLRTQLLADWLLVQADRAADDFYGSVDENTAPYSQNLAGEYVDAALRLANAKELLRAFSAGTDRSDSPTPQLEAGLQPDLDRLRNKLSGYQSLLQTTGLVGRPPEVVFRATDYAPLKLNVRHREQFPSGTAAVHTVPPQRPVGTAGPDGVGVLVTRPELEKPDQRMSLATTLTFRGHRFRGTFPMAVVDELAGATIAYRKQNAGPGRLLLRSRQVSNDPLRLLFILDCSRSMAFAGESGQPRIADLKQVLRHFAAFAESGNVQVGIRVFGHRVADINAAEAHTDTERLLPIGPFNRTRLEKVLPAIVPRGHSPIFNALLQARDDFGNVTEGRREIVLISDGADNWALAGQKPGIDELTQAFQGSGIRINAIGYDVERFADYVQLKEIARASAPVGRCVTVATAESMLQELAGLAGLPGFRVSQRGETIHEEPHFAAGARAVELPAGTYDVEILAPGKSVLASRSIRVLPAELHELVYDSASLEYASPPQERAVRFVAGTDKRPDLAVLETQLLGNQLVVDFGLHSSATFSGDLLPVSAAITAVQDNEPGESWYAAQLPPNVDSEGFPAWRIAIDDWPAAADAFQLRVSWNQLPTRRIPVSLDWNRKFDTRTVADNVLLTRREQQTRRIDDVDMSLVTLTFVLETASPGIELWSCIPQSSIAFARNTYNVEQGIFTTRFAMPDGKPPASVLLQQSEPASPERTIQVLVPLDAERINR